The following coding sequences are from one Ornithodoros turicata isolate Travis chromosome 1, ASM3712646v1, whole genome shotgun sequence window:
- the LOC135386318 gene encoding uncharacterized protein LOC135386318 has product MRKYLNDGHAEVVTEAEQAPTEHIYYMPHQAVVRENSTTTKLRVVFDASSHAPGTTSLNAHLEKGPKLNTELLPLLLRFRTVKVALVADIAKAFLQIVVREEDRDALRFLWCNEMPKEDDHEPLLEEHYAATIETGLLGLRWNRHTDSIKLAECRPPNTTSAGNTKRSVLQLSASIFDPLGVASPFTIRARMLFQRIWQHGLNWDDELPEEIALEWKRWCEELPDMARIEIPRYVSQGVEDIANAIQVHVFTDASQSAYGASVYLRTEDVNGKVMVTLMVAKARVAPLKTLTLPRLELMGALIGCRLAKSLLGSLSHLPLQLIFWTDSNIVLRWIKGSALRWKQFVRNRVTEIQTATDPAAWRHCPGEQNPADLLTRGESMEKLLHSKVWFRGPAWLSESPELWPSGTHEPQVNEETVETEGAKIQVLFVDTDTTTSSLLRLENYSSWYFVLRLTAWIRRFADRCRRKKRRQGPLTANEVHEAEVHWVKDAQRSEYYKELQELAGGGMVSQKSPITLLQPVLDQDDILRISGRLQHSTLPTDNHASATIVPEAKEAVAKDRKWL; this is encoded by the exons ATGAGGAAGTACCTCAATGACGGACATGCAGAGGTAGTTACCGAAGCGGAGCAAGCACCAACAGAGCATATTTACTATATGCCACACCAGGCGGTTGTCCGGGAGAATTCAACGACAACGAAGCTCAGAGTTGTTTTTGATGCGTCCTCACATGCCCCGGGGACCACATCTCTGAACGCGCATCTCGAAAAGGGACCGAAGCTAAACACGGAACTActgccgctgctgctgcgcTTTCGGACGGTCAAGGTCGCTCTGGTGGCGGACATTGCCAAAGCGTTCCTCCAGATTGTAGTCAGGGAAGAGGATCGTGACGCACTTCGTTTCCTGTGGTGTAACGAAATGCCGAAGGAAGATG ATCATGAGCCACTCTTAGAAGAGCACTACGCTGCGACCATAGAAACAGGACTTTTGGGATTACGGTGGAATCGACACACTGACAGCATCAAGCTCGCGGAATGCAGGCCACCCAACACCACGTCGGCGGGCAACACGAAACGGTCGGTGCTACAGCTCTCAGCCTCAATTTTCGACCCACTTGGTGTTGCCAGTCCATTCACGATACGGGCTCGCATGCTCTTCCAGCGCATCTGGCAGCATGGTCTTAATTGGGACGACGAACTACCTGAAGAAATAGCTTTGGAGTGGAAGCGCTGGTGCGAGGAACTGCCGGACATGGCAAGAATCGAAATACCTCGGTATGTGAGCCAAGGGGTTGAAGACATTGCAAACGCAATCCAGGTGCACGTCTTCACGGACGCCAGTCAGTCGGCTTACGGAGCCAGCGTATACCTGCGCACAGAGGACGTCAATGGAAAGGTTATGGTCACTCTGATGGTTGCTAAAGCACGAGTTGCGCCGCTAAAAACACTGACCCTACCCCGCCTAGAACTCATGGGAGCTCTAATAGGATGTAGGCTGGCCAAAAGCCTTTTGGGTTCGCTCTCTCACCTTCCCCTCCAGCTAATCTTCTGGACAGACTCGAACATTGTACTCCGTTGGATTAAAGGATCGGCACTGCGGTGGAAGCAGTTTGTACGCAACAGGGTGACAGAAATTCAAACTGCAACCGATCCAGCTGCCTGGAGGCACTGTCCAGGGGAGCAaaatccagcggacctgctcacAAGAGGTGAAAGCATGGAGAAACTGCTACACAGCAAGGTGTGGTTCAGAGGCCCTGCATGGTTGTCGGAGTCGCCGGAGTTATGGCCCAGCGGCACGCACGAACCGCAGGTGAACGAAGAGACTGTAGAAACAGAAGGGGCAAAGATACAAGTGCTCTTCGTGGACACTGACACTACTACTTCCAGCCTACTGAGGCTAGAGAACTACAGTAGTTGGTATTTCGTGTTGAGGCTCACAGCATGGATTCGTCGCTTTGCAGACCGTTGCAGGCGAAAGAAGAGGCGGCAAGGGCCCCTAACTGCTAATGAGGTTCATGAGGCGGAGGTCCATTGGGTTAAagatgcacaaaggtccgagtaCTACAAGGAGCTGCAGGAGCTCGCAGGTGGGGGCATGGTGAGCCAGAAGTCTCCGATCACCCTCTTGCAGCCAGTTCTGgaccaggatgatattttaagGATCTCGGGACGGTTGCAGCACTCGACATTGCCAACGGAC AATCATGCCAGTGCTACTATCGTTCCTGAGGCCAAGGAAGCTGTTGCAAAAGACAGAAAATGGCTGTGA
- the LOC135386326 gene encoding uncharacterized protein LOC135386326 translates to MERLKVKREAQRGQSTRIINEATAALADTGTTAHTYKSLLERLLTTSREIGQLDSELEALVATESLAEEYAVVLEYEDRIAHTTALLKAKIAGLTEGDGRPPAASAVTEEGTKRRSKRIKLPKLQLQTFRRDLDRWLPFWEQFCEAVHENDDLTKSEKFQYLRTLLSGPPAAAIASLQASEACYEDAVKILTHRFGDRKRITQDHLAKLRTLPAVTSPSDVRGLRRLYDHTQAHIRGLRALGVANSAYAALLVDILLKALPSDITLEYYRRSARATTVAAVQQDSASGDGQREVQHETSYTEKELERVLDFLHIEVESREKSGMVSTNRDGPPRGGTLGKSLRKEKNVPAAAVLQSLAKATSKCIFCDSEEHSSGDCNTPIELKQKKKVLATDGRCFRCTVKGHRAKYCRRKVTCLTCKGKHVTSMCDPKWSGSSSTKTKEVDTVAMHAASSDRGRVSATVLLQTFRSWVIAGNQSAYIRGIFDGGSQKTFVREDVSQQLGLPVLDEVTVQLNTFGDPETSVSSHRRRLVQVRLRSQYDQKEHLIEAVEIPFICKDLAEATANDSFVDAIRREGGSIADEMFFPGAKAEAGICLLIGADQMWRFLKSDMRRSGTDDCTVAVNTQLGWTFQGTTPVLSLVTGDVTLTCALHVEASTEERPFDLRMFWELEGLGITDCANDQRSEDDAVWLRFKDTIQKEDGRYEVSLPWKTGSAR, encoded by the coding sequence ATGGAACGTCTGAAGGTCAAGCGAGAAGCGCAACGAGGACAGTCAACGAGGATTATCAATGAGGCGACGGCTGCCCTCGCAGACACGGGAACTACGGCACATACGTACAAGTCACTGTTGGAGAGACTTCTTACGACCAGCAGAGAAATCGGTCAACTCGACTCGGAGCTGGAAGCGTTGGTGGCGACTGAGAGCCTCGCTGAAGAGTACGCTGTGGTCCTGGAATACGAGGATCGCATCGCTCACACGACAGCACTGTTGAAGGCGAAGATTGCGGGGTTAACGGAAGGTGACGGCAGACCTCCTGCGGCCTCTGCAGTAACCGAAGAGGGAACGAAACGTAGGTCAAAGAGGATAAAGCTACCCAAGCTACAGCTACAGACCTTCCGTAGAGATTTGGATCGATGGCTCCCTTTCTGGGAACAATTCTGCGAAGCGGTGCACGAAAACGACGATCTCACAAAAAGTGAGAAATTTCAATACCTGCGGACGCTCTTGTCTGGACCACCCGCTGCCGCTATAGCTAGTCTGCAAGCTTCGGAGGCGTGCTACGAGGACGCTGTCAAGATACTAACCCATCGATTTGGGGACCGGAAAAGGATCACCCAGGACCACCTTGCGAAGCTCCGGACTCTCCCAGCGGTGACGTCACCAAGTGATGTCAGAGGACTTCGACGACTGTACGATCACACGCAGGCTCATATCCGTGGTCTGCGAGCTCTGGGAGTTGCCAACTCAGCGTACGCTGCTTTGCTGGTGGACATCCTTCTCAAGGCACTACCCAGCGACATCACACTGGAGTACTATCGCCGATCAGCACGTGCAACAACAGTAGCCGCTGTTCAACAGGACAGTGCATCGGGAGATGGTCAACGAGAAGTACAGCACGAGACCTCGTACACCGAAAAGGAGTTAGAGAGAGTACTGGACTTCCTGCATATCGAAGTGGAAAGCCGTGAGAAGTCCGGTATGGTCAGCACGAACAGAGACGGGCCACCCAGAGGTGGAACCCTGGGAAAGAGTCTACGGAAAGAAAAGAACGTCCCAGCCGCGGCCGTACTGCAGTCATTAGCGAAAGCCACGTCAAAGTGTATCTTCTGCGACTCGGAAGAGCACAGCAGTGGAGATTGCAACACACCCATAGAACTGAAACAAAAGAAGAAGGTACTCGCGACGGACGGCCGCTGCTTCAGGTGTACCGTCAAGGGGCACCGAGCTAAGTACTGTAGGCGAAAAGTCACATGCTTAACATGCAAGGGGAAACACGTGACCTCCATGTGCGACCCTAAATGGTCGGGAAGCTCGTCAACGAAAACGAAAGAAGTTGACACAGTTGCCATGCACGCAGCAAGCTCCGATCGAGGCAGGGTCAGTGCCACGGTACTTTTGCAGACGTTCCGCTCATGGGTCATCGCTGGCAATCAATCCGCATATATCCGAGGTATTTTCGACGGCGGCAGTCAGAAAACGTTTGTTCGAGAAGATGTGTCACAGCAGCTGGGGCTACCGGTACTGGATGAAGTAACCGTGCAACTGAACACATTTGGGGACCCAGAAACGTCAGTAAGTTCACACAGAAGAAGACTGGTCCAGGTGCGTTTGCGGAGCCAGTACGATCAGAAAGAGCATCTGATTGAAGCCGTAGAAATTCCTTTCATCTGTAAGGACCTGGCAGAAGCCACGGCAAACGATAGCTTCGTGGACGCCATCAGAAGGGAGGGCGGTTCCATTGCCGACGAAATGTTCTTCCCAGGAGCGAAAGCCGAAGCAGGAATCTGTCTTCTGATTGGAGCGGATCAGATGTGGAGGTTCCTAAAGTCCGATATGCGACGGTCAGGGACGGACGACTGTACCGTTGCGGTGAACACGCAGTTAGGCTGGACGTTCCAAGGTACCACCCCTGTCCTGTCGTTAGTCACCGGAGACGTCACGCTTACCTGCGCGTTACACGTGGAGGCAAGCACCGAGGAGAGGCCGTTTGATCTCCGAATGTTCTGGGAGCTGGAAGGTCTTGGGATAACAGACTGCGCAAATGACCAGCGCTCAGAGGACGACGCAGTGTGGCTACGTTTCAAGGACACCATACAAAAGGAGGACGGCCGATATGAAGTGAGTTTGCCGTGGAAGACTGGCAGTGCACGCTGA